A region of the Desulfuribacillus alkaliarsenatis genome:
CTTGACGGTGTTTCGTGAGCACTGGCAGCTAGATGAAATACTGCGTTGGCTCATACCTTGACTATTAAGCCTAAGGATTTCTCGATATTTGGTCATTTGGTTTGACCTCCTGTATTTGATTTGCACCTGATGGTGCATTTATCCATTATACAAGAGGTGGCTCTCGCCATGACCATAGTGGCTCTATCTGATGAACATGGTGGCTCATTTCAAGTACACACGTGGTTCATTTCTAAAATATTACTCAAT
Encoded here:
- a CDS encoding LuxR C-terminal-related transcriptional regulator, which gives rise to MTKYREILRLNSQGMSQRSISSSCQCSRNTVK